One part of the Polycyclovorans algicola TG408 genome encodes these proteins:
- a CDS encoding VOC family protein codes for MNIPFRYRRLGYVALNVTDLARSTDYYRDLVGLTVSESSDAFAALRCSRDHHNVLLYPAGEPGLKRIGFELESAADLAAAQQHVEALGLVIEPVSAEELKALRTVAAFRFRLPDSGICFEFFVQMMQMAKAYTPTVSKIERLGHVVINVQDFDGALGWLTDKLGFKVSDFVPGFAAFLRAYPNPLHHSLAILAGADNHLNHVNFMVTDVDDVGRAMNRMKQNDVEIVFGPGRHQPSESIFLYFLDPDRMTVEYSFGMETFPEQGAREARLLEPVPGTLDSWGSVPTPAFGKVGQIEQRPEQADA; via the coding sequence ATGAACATCCCCTTCCGCTACCGCCGCCTCGGCTATGTGGCGCTCAACGTCACCGACCTTGCGCGCAGCACTGACTATTACCGCGACCTGGTCGGCTTGACGGTCAGCGAATCCAGCGACGCCTTCGCCGCGCTGCGCTGCTCGCGTGACCATCACAACGTGTTGCTGTATCCGGCGGGCGAGCCCGGCCTCAAGCGCATCGGCTTCGAGCTGGAAAGTGCCGCCGATCTGGCCGCCGCGCAGCAGCATGTCGAGGCGCTGGGGCTGGTAATCGAGCCCGTCTCGGCCGAGGAGCTTAAGGCCCTGCGCACGGTGGCGGCCTTCCGCTTCCGCCTGCCGGACTCGGGCATCTGCTTCGAGTTCTTCGTGCAGATGATGCAGATGGCCAAGGCCTACACGCCCACTGTGAGCAAGATCGAACGGCTGGGTCACGTGGTGATCAACGTGCAGGACTTCGACGGTGCGCTGGGGTGGCTCACCGACAAACTGGGTTTCAAGGTCTCGGACTTCGTGCCCGGCTTTGCGGCGTTTCTACGGGCCTATCCAAACCCGCTGCACCACTCGCTGGCGATTTTGGCGGGTGCCGACAACCACCTGAACCACGTCAATTTTATGGTCACCGATGTCGATGATGTCGGTCGGGCGATGAACCGGATGAAGCAGAACGACGTCGAGATCGTGTTCGGGCCCGGGCGCCACCAGCCCTCTGAAAGCATTTTCCTGTACTTCCTCGACCCGGACCGGATGACCGTGGAATACAGCTTCGGCATGGAAACCTTCCCCGAGCAGGGCGCACGTGAAGCGCGGCTGCTGGAGCCGGTGCCAGGCACGCTGGACAGTTGGGGCAGCGTGCCGACGCCCGCGTTTGGCAAGGTCGGCCAGATCGAACAGCGCCCCGAGCAGGCTGACGCATGA
- a CDS encoding SDR family NAD(P)-dependent oxidoreductase yields MRFDGRVAVITGAGRGIGLAVAERFAREGARLVLGDLDAATVEAAAAQLRKQGAEVVTVAGDLSDQAVAERTIAAATEHFGTVDILVNNAGGGILRPFLEHTPDTLRATIDRNLWTCIWCCWLALPIMKARGYGRIVNLGADSVRNGLFDHAAYNAAKGGMHGMTTGLAREFARDGITVNTVAPCVVATPQLEEVAKANPELVRKVTEIVPMGRPGTMAEIASMVTYLATEEASFVTGQVISVNGGTTML; encoded by the coding sequence ATGAGGTTCGACGGCCGTGTGGCGGTGATCACCGGTGCCGGACGCGGCATCGGCTTGGCCGTCGCCGAGCGCTTTGCCCGCGAAGGTGCCCGGTTGGTGCTCGGTGATCTGGATGCCGCCACCGTTGAGGCGGCGGCTGCGCAGTTACGCAAGCAGGGGGCCGAGGTGGTGACGGTGGCGGGTGACCTGTCTGACCAGGCCGTCGCCGAGCGCACCATCGCTGCCGCCACCGAGCATTTCGGCACCGTCGACATCCTCGTCAACAACGCCGGCGGCGGCATTCTGCGGCCCTTCCTCGAGCACACGCCCGACACCTTGCGCGCCACGATTGATCGCAACCTGTGGACCTGCATCTGGTGCTGCTGGTTGGCGCTGCCGATCATGAAAGCCAGGGGCTACGGCCGGATCGTCAATCTGGGCGCCGACTCGGTGCGTAACGGTCTGTTCGACCACGCCGCCTACAACGCCGCCAAGGGCGGCATGCACGGCATGACCACCGGGCTGGCGCGCGAGTTTGCCCGTGACGGCATTACCGTCAACACCGTGGCGCCCTGTGTGGTGGCGACGCCGCAGCTGGAGGAGGTGGCGAAAGCCAATCCCGAGCTGGTGCGCAAGGTCACCGAGATCGTGCCCATGGGGCGCCCCGGCACCATGGCCGAGATCGCGTCGATGGTCACTTACCTGGCTACCGAGGAGGCGTCCTTTGTAACGGGTCAAGTCATCAGTGTGAACGGCGGCACCACCATGCTGTGA
- a CDS encoding Rieske (2Fe-2S) protein translates to MTQTHPLLATSELLEGEIKSATLPDGTVVALYNVNGTYYVTDDTCTHEEASLSDEGMIDGDQVVCGWHFCGFDIASGAAMASPCSEPLKTYVVSVIDDVVHVAL, encoded by the coding sequence ATGACCCAGACCCATCCCCTGCTCGCGACCTCCGAACTGCTCGAAGGCGAGATCAAAAGTGCCACCCTGCCGGACGGCACCGTGGTGGCGCTCTATAACGTCAACGGCACTTACTACGTGACCGACGACACCTGCACCCACGAAGAAGCCTCGCTGTCGGACGAGGGCATGATCGACGGCGACCAGGTAGTCTGCGGCTGGCACTTCTGCGGCTTCGACATTGCCTCCGGCGCGGCCATGGCCTCGCCCTGCAGCGAGCCGCTGAAGACCTATGTCGTGTCGGTCATCGACGACGTGGTTCATGTCGCGCTCTGA
- a CDS encoding TetR/AcrR family transcriptional regulator, which yields MSRSELITGALGSVLPGVAKKRVPSRPKRRTQAERSDATQLKVIEAAAAVLRRKGYAGFRTDEVARVAKVSRGAQQHHFPTKDSLVLATAAHLLRDGLARGQARAAKAHEAADPIEAIIEDCMDFFLGPDFSVMLDLVMAGSKDRALRDQIYGYTRESRLGVEQAWLDVLVARGLPQDKAEKVLWLTISVVRGLSVRALWQHDDALFRSLLDEWKLILAGHLKLLDGGAGNRSSKR from the coding sequence ATGTCGCGCTCTGAGCTGATCACTGGCGCCCTGGGGTCGGTTCTCCCGGGGGTCGCCAAAAAACGCGTGCCGTCGCGGCCCAAACGCCGAACACAGGCCGAGCGCTCCGACGCCACCCAGCTCAAGGTCATCGAAGCCGCGGCCGCAGTGCTGCGCCGCAAGGGCTACGCGGGGTTTCGCACCGACGAGGTGGCGCGTGTCGCCAAGGTGTCGCGCGGTGCGCAGCAGCATCACTTTCCGACCAAGGACAGTCTGGTACTGGCCACCGCCGCGCACCTGTTGCGTGATGGCTTGGCGCGCGGCCAGGCGCGCGCCGCCAAGGCCCATGAAGCCGCAGACCCCATCGAAGCCATCATCGAAGACTGCATGGACTTCTTTTTGGGGCCCGACTTCAGCGTCATGCTCGACCTGGTCATGGCCGGCAGCAAGGACCGCGCGCTGCGCGACCAGATTTATGGCTACACCCGCGAAAGCCGCCTCGGCGTCGAACAGGCTTGGCTGGACGTGCTGGTCGCCCGCGGCCTGCCGCAGGACAAGGCCGAGAAGGTGCTGTGGCTGACCATCAGCGTGGTGCGCGGCCTGTCGGTACGCGCGCTGTGGCAGCACGACGACGCACTGTTCCGCAGTCTGCTCGACGAGTGGAAATTGATATTGGCTGGGCACCTTAAGTTGCTGGATGGCGGGGCCGGTAACCGGTCCTCCAAACGATGA
- a CDS encoding alpha/beta fold hydrolase gives MSLWLDMVGTEIRYVDTPTYGRIRIAEAGPKGAPVILFQHGIGGHLEAYCKNLMPLSDQFHCIAFDYVGHALSNRKAMDYSPKVLADQVRELMDVLGIDKAHLSGESLGGWVSGFFALQFPERVNKLMLNTGAGIPIVSEKGRADMADLMERSKKAAGVAPTYEIVKHRIEWLIHPDNHHLVTDELVNLRLHYYLMPEGLEVTPRVNRMLAHHDDYLLPLEQITQKTMMLWTRNNPIHDLECAEAAAKRLPNATLYVMEADGAHWPQYEAPDEFNRVARDFFS, from the coding sequence ATGAGTCTCTGGCTCGACATGGTGGGCACCGAAATCCGTTATGTGGACACCCCCACTTACGGCCGCATCCGCATCGCCGAAGCCGGCCCCAAGGGTGCGCCGGTGATCCTGTTTCAGCACGGTATTGGTGGTCACCTTGAGGCGTACTGCAAAAACCTGATGCCGCTGTCGGACCAGTTTCACTGCATTGCTTTCGACTACGTCGGCCACGCGCTGTCCAACCGCAAGGCGATGGACTACAGCCCCAAAGTGCTGGCCGACCAGGTGCGCGAACTGATGGATGTGCTGGGCATCGACAAGGCCCATCTGTCGGGCGAATCCCTCGGCGGCTGGGTGTCGGGCTTCTTCGCGCTGCAGTTTCCCGAGCGGGTCAACAAGCTGATGCTCAACACCGGCGCCGGCATCCCCATCGTTAGCGAGAAAGGCCGCGCCGACATGGCCGACCTGATGGAGCGCTCCAAGAAGGCCGCCGGGGTGGCGCCAACCTACGAGATCGTCAAGCACCGCATCGAGTGGCTGATTCACCCCGACAACCACCATCTGGTCACCGACGAGTTGGTGAACCTGCGCCTGCATTACTACCTGATGCCCGAAGGCCTTGAGGTGACGCCGCGCGTCAACCGCATGCTGGCCCACCACGATGATTACTTGCTGCCGCTGGAACAGATCACGCAGAAGACGATGATGTTGTGGACGCGCAACAACCCGATTCACGACCTTGAATGTGCCGAGGCGGCGGCGAAGCGTCTGCCCAACGCCACGCTCTACGTGATGGAAGCCGACGGCGCGCACTGGCCGCAGTACGAGGCGCCGGACGAGTTCAACCGCGTCGCTCGCGACTTCTTTTCATGA
- the mhpD gene encoding 2-keto-4-pentenoate hydratase, with protein MSAVETAAARLLAAHDSGQACAPVRDLIALDDVASAYAVQEHNTRIWLDQGRRLVGRKIGLTSQAVQKQLGVDQPDFGMLFADMAVCDDEAVALGRVIQPKVEAEVAFVLERDLTMEQATVADLMRAIGYAVAAIEIVGSRVANWDIRLVDTVADNASSGLFVLGNTPFGLNGLDLRDCTMHMTRNGESVSSGVGHACLGHPLNATLWLARKMVEVGRPLLAGDIVLSGALGPMSVVSPGDRFEAHIDGLGSVRAAFAG; from the coding sequence ATGAGTGCCGTCGAGACTGCCGCCGCCCGTTTGCTGGCGGCACACGACAGTGGCCAGGCCTGCGCGCCGGTGCGCGACCTGATTGCCCTCGACGACGTGGCCAGCGCTTACGCCGTGCAGGAGCACAACACGCGCATCTGGCTGGATCAGGGGCGGCGTCTGGTAGGCCGCAAGATCGGCCTCACCTCGCAGGCGGTGCAGAAGCAGCTGGGCGTTGATCAGCCCGACTTCGGCATGCTGTTCGCCGATATGGCGGTGTGCGATGACGAAGCCGTGGCGCTGGGCCGGGTCATTCAGCCCAAGGTGGAGGCCGAAGTGGCCTTTGTGCTCGAGCGTGACCTGACCATGGAGCAGGCCACCGTCGCCGACCTGATGCGCGCCATCGGCTATGCCGTCGCCGCCATCGAAATCGTCGGCAGCCGTGTCGCCAACTGGGACATTCGCCTGGTCGACACCGTGGCCGACAACGCCTCTAGCGGCCTGTTCGTGCTCGGCAACACGCCCTTTGGCCTGAACGGTCTGGACTTGCGCGACTGCACCATGCACATGACCCGCAATGGTGAGTCGGTGTCGTCCGGTGTTGGCCATGCCTGCCTTGGTCATCCGCTCAACGCCACCCTGTGGCTGGCGCGGAAAATGGTCGAAGTCGGCCGGCCCTTGCTGGCCGGTGACATCGTGCTCTCCGGTGCGCTCGGGCCGATGTCGGTGGTGTCACCGGGTGATCGGTTCGAGGCGCACATCGACGGTCTGGGGTCGGTGCGTGCTGCGTTTGCTGGCTGA
- a CDS encoding nuclear transport factor 2 family protein, whose amino-acid sequence MNNVEATQEIFVRFGRGDVPAIVEMMHPDIVIDFYGPSVIPYAGHYEGKSGATRFFDTVLSSVDIHQFDAEEFIAERDKVIVTGHLRLTARSTGGEIESDFVHVITLRDGKWLHFRDFMNTAVAAAAFGGR is encoded by the coding sequence ATGAACAATGTCGAAGCCACCCAGGAAATCTTTGTCCGCTTCGGTCGCGGCGATGTGCCCGCCATCGTCGAGATGATGCACCCCGACATCGTCATCGACTTCTACGGCCCGTCGGTCATTCCCTATGCCGGTCATTACGAAGGCAAATCTGGCGCGACCCGCTTCTTCGACACGGTGCTCAGCTCGGTCGACATTCACCAGTTCGATGCCGAGGAGTTCATCGCCGAGCGCGACAAGGTCATCGTCACCGGGCATCTGCGGCTTACCGCCCGCAGCACCGGCGGCGAGATCGAGTCGGACTTCGTCCACGTCATCACCCTGCGGGACGGCAAGTGGCTGCACTTTCGCGACTTCATGAACACGGCGGTGGCTGCCGCCGCGTTCGGCGGTCGTTAG
- a CDS encoding cytochrome P450 encodes MSTQFPPQDLATANVIANPYPAYDALRAQSPVSGYADWPPGTVPGQDAPLKAWALLQHAHVVAASKDHVRFSSANFQQDTGAPSLMLVNHDDPEHAALRKIVIQAFTMKRVRELRPHVEQVVADLINALPGGEVDLVSTLCAPLPARLMVRLLGLPNDMADPFQRWANAFMLSTDMPPEERNQSNIDMVRYFQGIVAERAARLHAGAEPSGDLIDALLTAEADGEKLTHDEVWRFCFTLVVAGSETTMYYAANCLNMLLEHPEVFAQLQQDRSLIGKFQAETLRLSGPPQRLFRKALTDVEIGGKTIREGEWIALFFAAANHDPAAFPDPARFRLDRENSGQHLSFGHGIHYCLGAPLANLETACLIEGLLDRCTALRRGSTPPTPQTATLLQHSVTHLPATLEGLNP; translated from the coding sequence ATGAGCACACAATTTCCACCACAGGACTTGGCCACCGCCAACGTCATCGCCAATCCCTACCCGGCCTATGATGCCCTGCGCGCCCAATCGCCGGTCAGTGGATATGCCGACTGGCCGCCCGGCACGGTGCCGGGGCAGGACGCGCCGCTCAAGGCCTGGGCTTTGCTGCAGCACGCCCATGTGGTCGCCGCATCGAAAGACCACGTGCGCTTCTCGTCCGCCAACTTTCAGCAGGACACCGGCGCGCCCAGCCTGATGCTCGTCAACCACGACGACCCCGAGCACGCAGCCCTGCGCAAGATCGTGATTCAGGCCTTCACCATGAAGCGCGTGCGCGAACTGCGGCCGCACGTGGAGCAGGTGGTGGCCGACTTGATCAACGCGCTGCCGGGCGGTGAAGTCGATCTGGTCTCGACCCTGTGCGCGCCGCTGCCGGCACGCCTGATGGTGCGGCTGCTGGGCCTGCCCAATGACATGGCCGATCCATTCCAGCGTTGGGCCAACGCCTTCATGTTGTCCACCGACATGCCGCCGGAGGAACGCAACCAAAGCAACATCGACATGGTGCGGTACTTCCAGGGCATCGTCGCCGAGCGCGCCGCGCGTTTGCATGCCGGCGCCGAGCCGTCTGGCGACCTGATTGACGCGTTGCTGACCGCCGAGGCCGACGGCGAAAAGCTGACCCACGATGAAGTCTGGCGCTTCTGTTTCACCCTGGTCGTGGCCGGCAGCGAGACCACGATGTACTACGCAGCCAATTGTCTGAACATGCTGCTGGAACACCCCGAGGTCTTCGCCCAGTTGCAGCAGGATCGCAGCCTGATCGGCAAGTTCCAGGCCGAAACCCTGCGCCTCAGTGGCCCGCCGCAGCGCCTGTTCCGCAAGGCTCTGACCGATGTCGAGATCGGCGGCAAGACCATCCGCGAAGGCGAGTGGATCGCGCTGTTCTTCGCCGCCGCCAACCATGATCCCGCCGCCTTCCCGGACCCGGCCCGCTTCCGGCTCGACCGCGAGAATTCAGGCCAGCACCTCAGCTTCGGCCACGGCATTCACTATTGCCTCGGCGCGCCGCTGGCGAATCTCGAAACAGCCTGCCTGATCGAAGGCCTGCTCGACCGCTGCACCGCTCTGCGCCGCGGCAGCACGCCGCCCACCCCGCAGACGGCCACCCTGCTGCAGCACAGCGTGACCCACCTGCCCGCCACGCTTGAAGGACTGAACCCATGA
- a CDS encoding winged helix DNA-binding protein codes for MHYKIGIGIEDALRGGRLSRHQVAILWLIRNEGEGGRSLARKEIERSITRWFEIGNSAISKTLRVMARPPFKLLDVRVHPESGREREVVLTARGVTEIDQMVVRGQAFVQLMVNHLSVPEALDGVHFLTRVSDIIDRVAPAIREVGGSAGKPPRRAAASGRKKVSAES; via the coding sequence GTGCATTACAAGATCGGCATCGGCATTGAAGACGCCCTGCGCGGCGGGCGTTTGAGCCGTCATCAGGTCGCGATCCTCTGGTTGATTCGCAACGAGGGCGAGGGCGGACGCAGCCTGGCGCGCAAGGAGATCGAGCGCTCAATTACCCGCTGGTTTGAGATCGGCAACTCGGCGATCTCCAAGACCCTGCGGGTGATGGCGCGCCCCCCCTTCAAGTTGCTGGACGTGCGGGTGCACCCCGAGTCCGGCCGCGAGCGCGAGGTGGTGCTGACCGCGCGAGGCGTCACCGAGATCGATCAGATGGTGGTACGCGGACAGGCGTTCGTGCAGCTCATGGTGAACCACCTCAGCGTCCCGGAAGCCTTGGACGGCGTTCACTTTCTGACCCGGGTGAGCGACATCATCGACCGCGTGGCGCCGGCCATTCGTGAGGTCGGCGGGTCTGCGGGCAAGCCGCCCAGACGTGCCGCCGCAAGCGGTCGAAAAAAGGTCAGCGCCGAGTCGTGA
- a CDS encoding MarR family winged helix-turn-helix transcriptional regulator, whose amino-acid sequence MARQRKIATVEKVVKAIAKARGTHDVSLTRGAKSPEVGPHVADDLARSGIRLSFLMHDVSRMRRSAYDQHMKPLGVTRAQWWVLAHLTRHDGMMQTQLADVLEVGKASLGDVIESLESAGWIVRHPDPSDRRAKRVYLAKPAQALIERMTQLEVQFNNHIFAGLTPEERDAMSRGLSKVKQAIASLSDQPLDLSSPT is encoded by the coding sequence GTGGCACGGCAACGCAAGATTGCGACGGTTGAGAAGGTGGTCAAGGCCATCGCAAAGGCCCGAGGCACTCATGACGTGTCGCTCACCCGCGGCGCGAAAAGCCCTGAGGTTGGGCCGCACGTCGCCGATGACCTGGCACGCAGCGGCATCCGCCTCAGCTTTCTGATGCATGACGTGTCACGCATGCGTCGCAGCGCGTACGACCAGCACATGAAGCCGCTGGGCGTCACCCGCGCCCAGTGGTGGGTGCTGGCGCACCTGACGCGCCACGACGGCATGATGCAGACACAGCTTGCCGACGTGCTCGAAGTCGGCAAAGCCAGCCTCGGCGACGTGATTGAAAGCCTGGAATCAGCCGGCTGGATCGTGCGCCATCCCGACCCCAGCGACCGCCGTGCAAAGCGGGTTTACCTTGCCAAACCGGCGCAGGCCCTGATTGAGCGGATGACCCAGCTCGAGGTGCAGTTCAACAATCACATCTTCGCCGGCCTGACGCCCGAAGAGCGCGATGCGATGTCGCGCGGGCTGAGCAAGGTCAAGCAGGCCATCGCGAGTTTGAGCGACCAACCGCTCGACCTGTCCTCGCCAACCTGA
- a CDS encoding phosphotransferase family protein, translating into MPVVDKNRPSPEWIAELRRRFPVEREIDRILTRKLTLRSGPGFEPQTLEPLVASVTRLITHNIGDNFKISGAKWLSGGASKLQMSFRLDWDRPGVGREQTRMVLRMEPAASIVETSRLREFQLIKALDGTVAVPPVFWCDADAEFLPYPALIYGFAEGVAKPSQSGDKVSGLGTFIPPDLRAKLAPQFVADLAKIHTFDFSKADLSAFDVPQPGPECAEWGINWWERVWEEDCDEDSPLMRLCAGWLRRNKPSLDRPVIVHADYRSGNFLFNESDGRITAWLDWELGRIGDRHQDLAWTTSHAFGHYDTDGKTFLVCGMQPESAFFEDYEKASGLSVDPKSVHWHKVYNDFMMVTLVLATGYRVARGGKTHQDVLVTWLMGIGALLQEEMRGLIEKGA; encoded by the coding sequence ATGCCCGTCGTCGACAAGAACCGGCCATCCCCCGAATGGATTGCCGAGTTGCGCAGGCGCTTTCCCGTCGAGCGCGAGATCGACCGCATTCTCACCCGCAAGCTGACGCTTCGATCCGGCCCCGGATTCGAACCGCAAACGCTGGAGCCGCTGGTCGCATCCGTCACCCGTCTGATCACCCACAACATCGGTGACAACTTCAAGATATCGGGGGCCAAGTGGCTGTCGGGTGGTGCGTCGAAATTGCAGATGTCATTTCGGCTGGACTGGGACCGCCCCGGCGTTGGTCGCGAGCAAACCCGCATGGTGCTGCGCATGGAGCCGGCGGCGTCCATCGTCGAGACCAGCCGTCTGCGCGAGTTTCAGCTCATCAAGGCGCTCGACGGCACGGTGGCGGTGCCGCCGGTGTTCTGGTGCGACGCCGATGCCGAGTTCTTGCCCTACCCGGCGCTGATCTACGGGTTTGCCGAGGGCGTTGCTAAGCCCAGCCAGTCGGGCGACAAGGTGTCGGGCCTGGGGACCTTCATCCCGCCAGATTTGCGCGCCAAGCTGGCGCCGCAGTTCGTGGCCGACCTCGCCAAGATTCACACCTTTGATTTTTCCAAGGCCGATCTCAGTGCCTTTGACGTGCCGCAACCGGGGCCGGAGTGCGCCGAGTGGGGCATCAACTGGTGGGAGCGCGTCTGGGAAGAAGACTGCGACGAAGACTCGCCGCTCATGCGCCTTTGCGCCGGATGGCTGCGCCGCAACAAGCCGTCGCTGGATCGGCCGGTGATCGTCCACGCCGACTACCGCTCGGGCAACTTCCTGTTCAACGAAAGCGACGGTCGCATCACCGCATGGTTGGACTGGGAGCTGGGCCGCATCGGCGACCGGCATCAGGACCTTGCATGGACCACCAGCCATGCGTTCGGCCACTACGACACCGACGGCAAGACCTTCCTGGTCTGCGGCATGCAACCTGAGTCAGCCTTCTTCGAAGACTACGAAAAGGCCTCGGGGCTGAGCGTGGACCCAAAGTCGGTGCACTGGCACAAGGTCTACAACGATTTCATGATGGTGACGCTGGTGCTGGCCACCGGCTACCGCGTTGCCCGCGGCGGCAAGACCCACCAGGACGTGCTCGTCACCTGGTTGATGGGCATCGGTGCGCTCTTGCAGGAAGAAATGCGCGGTCTCATCGAGAAAGGAGCCTGA
- a CDS encoding NUDIX hydrolase, protein MTEPVQTTRLAATILMLREGAEGMEVFMVVRHQQIDFASGALVFPGGKLAAGDTDPRVRARCIGAETLSDDELALRVCGIREAFEECGLLLARTGAGSALVDVARVTQLGDQYRRALDQGELGIADMLEAEDLRLCVDALVPFAHWITPTFMPKRFDTYFYLAAAPAEQVALHDGFEAVDSAWLRPADVIEDAAAGRRTVVPATLLNVQKLGQQAHVGEALAAARTQPIVTVQPVSVERPEGMWLEIPEAAGYGVNGFAMP, encoded by the coding sequence ATGACCGAACCCGTACAGACCACGCGCCTGGCCGCGACCATCTTGATGCTGCGTGAAGGTGCCGAGGGCATGGAGGTGTTCATGGTGGTGCGACACCAGCAGATCGACTTCGCCTCTGGCGCGCTGGTATTCCCGGGCGGCAAGCTCGCGGCCGGCGACACCGATCCCCGCGTGCGTGCGCGCTGCATCGGTGCCGAAACCCTGTCAGACGACGAACTGGCGCTGCGGGTCTGCGGCATACGCGAAGCATTCGAGGAGTGTGGCCTGCTGTTGGCGCGCACCGGGGCGGGCTCGGCGCTTGTCGATGTGGCCCGGGTGACGCAACTTGGCGATCAATACCGGCGAGCGCTGGACCAGGGCGAGCTGGGCATTGCCGACATGCTGGAAGCCGAGGACCTGCGGTTGTGTGTCGACGCGCTGGTGCCATTCGCCCACTGGATCACCCCCACCTTCATGCCGAAACGCTTCGACACCTACTTTTATCTGGCGGCGGCGCCGGCCGAGCAGGTGGCGCTGCACGACGGCTTTGAGGCGGTCGATTCGGCGTGGCTGCGGCCGGCCGACGTGATTGAAGACGCCGCCGCCGGTCGACGCACGGTGGTGCCCGCGACCCTGCTCAACGTACAGAAACTCGGGCAGCAAGCGCACGTCGGCGAGGCGCTGGCAGCCGCCCGCACCCAGCCCATCGTCACCGTGCAGCCGGTGTCGGTCGAACGCCCCGAGGGGATGTGGCTGGAAATTCCCGAAGCCGCCGGCTACGGCGTCAACGGCTTCGCGATGCCTTGA
- a CDS encoding sulfotransferase family protein translates to MSTATEAVTLPNTVPEVMAAACQMAGLDDFGDRQFVEGLTRVLDGFRNEAQLSAIGEQLAYGGVINMLVNRLRYVRDIKAHPEILDEKIDRPIVILGLPRTGTTKLQRVLSASPQALAMMYWRMMNPAPFPGEDPDNPIERIQMARDAVQMITAQFPGFVARHPTEAEVPDEEVLLMQGSFQCVVTWLFARMPSFYDFSMNTDQRPLYDFLHGQMQYMQWQQGGARGRSWVMKSPCHTGVLDTLLQVFPDAVVVHCHRDAEVILPSMCGLTEEMRRVHSDHIDRAVIGPEMLDYFGTNMDRYLAIRDALPADRILDVHYQEIVDDVASVIRRIYARAGREVDAETLANARQFEEQRPQHYLGSYRYAAPDYGLTPAMINARFADYRRRFAGFQ, encoded by the coding sequence ATGAGCACAGCAACTGAAGCGGTGACCCTGCCCAACACGGTGCCCGAGGTGATGGCTGCCGCATGCCAGATGGCCGGGCTGGACGACTTTGGTGATCGCCAGTTTGTGGAGGGCCTGACCCGGGTGCTCGACGGTTTTCGCAACGAGGCGCAGCTCAGCGCCATCGGCGAGCAGCTCGCCTACGGCGGCGTGATCAACATGCTGGTCAACCGGCTGCGCTACGTCCGCGACATCAAGGCGCACCCGGAAATTCTCGACGAGAAGATCGACCGGCCCATCGTCATCCTCGGCCTGCCGCGCACCGGCACCACCAAGCTGCAGCGGGTGCTGTCGGCCAGTCCGCAGGCCCTGGCAATGATGTACTGGCGGATGATGAACCCGGCGCCGTTTCCCGGTGAAGACCCGGACAACCCCATCGAGCGCATCCAGATGGCACGCGATGCGGTGCAGATGATCACCGCGCAGTTTCCCGGCTTCGTCGCTCGGCATCCCACCGAGGCCGAGGTGCCCGACGAGGAAGTGCTGCTGATGCAGGGCTCCTTCCAGTGCGTGGTGACCTGGCTGTTCGCGCGCATGCCGTCGTTCTACGACTTTTCGATGAACACCGACCAGCGGCCGCTCTATGATTTTCTGCACGGCCAGATGCAATACATGCAGTGGCAGCAGGGCGGCGCGCGCGGCCGATCGTGGGTGATGAAGTCGCCCTGCCATACCGGCGTGCTGGACACCCTGCTGCAGGTGTTCCCCGACGCGGTGGTGGTGCACTGCCACCGCGACGCCGAGGTCATTCTGCCGTCCATGTGCGGCCTCACCGAAGAGATGCGCCGTGTGCACAGCGATCACATCGACCGCGCGGTGATCGGCCCCGAGATGCTCGACTACTTCGGCACCAACATGGACCGCTATCTGGCGATTCGTGACGCGCTACCGGCTGATCGGATTCTTGACGTGCATTACCAGGAAATCGTTGACGACGTCGCCAGCGTGATCCGCCGCATCTACGCCCGCGCCGGGCGCGAGGTCGATGCCGAAACGCTGGCCAACGCCCGTCAGTTCGAGGAACAGCGACCCCAGCATTACCTCGGCAGCTATCGCTACGCCGCCCCCGATTACGGCCTGACGCCCGCGATGATCAACGCGCGTTTCGCCGACTACCGCCGCCGCTTTGCCGGCTTTCAATGA